The Arachis duranensis cultivar V14167 chromosome 2, aradu.V14167.gnm2.J7QH, whole genome shotgun sequence genome has a window encoding:
- the LOC107463671 gene encoding peroxidase 21 translates to MATTTCKPTSYMCFLLLLLLLHFNLGKSQLEVNYYSSRCPRAEDIIKEQVTELYKKHGNTAVSWLRNLFHDCMVKSCDASLLLETVEEVVSEQASSRSFGMRNFKYVKSIKDAVEKECPMTVSCADIIALSARDGIVLLGGPTIEMKTGRRDSQQSYATEVESSIPNHNDSMSLVLSRFQQIGVDLEATVALLGAHSVGRVHCTNIVQRLYPQVDETLEPEHAQYLKRRCPDPNPNPKDVQYSRNDLVTPMIVDNNYYKNILKHKGLLTVDEELATDPRTSPYVKKMADDNDYFNQQFSRAILLLSQNNPLTGDQGEIRKDCRYINRNAT, encoded by the exons ATGGCGACCACCACATGCAAACCCACTTCTTATATGTGTTTCCTCCTTCTATTGCTTCTCTTGCACTTTAATTTGG GGAAAAGCCAACTTGAGGTGAATTATTATTCGAGTAGGTGCCCAAGAGCGGAAGACATAATAAAGGAACAAGTGACGGAGCTATATAAGAAGCACGGCAACACGGCGGTTTCATGGCTGAGAAATCTGTTCCACGATTGCATGGTGAAGTCATGTGATGCGTCGTTACTGTTAGAGACGGTGGAGGAGGTGGTGTCGGAGCAGGCGTCGTCGAGAAGCTTTGGGATGAGGAACTTCAAGTACGTGAAGAGCATAAAAGACGCGGTGGAGAAAGAATGCCCCATGACTGTTTCATGTGCTGACATCATTGCCCTTTCTGCCAGAGACGGCATCGTGCTGCTGGGAGGCCCAACAATTGAAATGAAGACTGGAAGAAGGGATAGCCAACAGAGCTACGCCACGGAGGTGGAATCCTCCATTCCCAACCACAATGATTCCATGTCTTTAGTGCTCTCTCGTTTTCAACAAATTGGCGTTGACCTTGAAGCCACAGTCGCCCTCTTAG GAGCGCACTCAGTGGGAAGAGTACACTGCACCAATATAGTGCAGAGGCTATACCCTCAAGTGGACGAAACATTGGAGCCAGAACACGCACAGTACCTGAAACGTCGATGCCCAGATCCCAATCCAAACCCAAAGGATGTGCAATACTCCAGGAACGACCTCGTAACTCCTATGATAGTGGACAACAACTATTACAAAAACATCCTTAAACACAAGGGCCTCCTCACAGTTGACGAGGAACTTGCTACTGATCCCAGAACTTCCCCTTACGTCAAAAAGATGGCCGATGACAACGATTATTTCAACCAACAGTTCTCAAGGGCTATTCTCTTGCTCTCACAAAATAATCCTCTCACTGGAGATCAAGGTGAAATCAGGAAGGATTGTCGCTACATCAACCGCAATGCCACCTAA
- the LOC107463658 gene encoding uncharacterized protein LOC107463658 — protein sequence MAYMVGLRCVFTTCFFLSLILAPLPRFSSSTVVENKKESSEVYEIDYRGPETHSSVPPPHRFPRHPKTSLIIHTQKKG from the exons ATGGCGTATATGGTTGGCCTTAGGTGTGTCTTCACCACCtgcttctttctctctctcatccttGCTCCCCTCCCTCGTTTTTCATCATCAACGG TAGtggaaaacaagaaagaatcaTCAGAGGTATACGAGATAGATTATAGAGGTCCTGAGACTCACTCATctgttcctcctcctcatcgCTTCCCTCGCCATCCTAAAACTTCACTTATTATTCACACTCAGAAAAAAG GTTGA
- the LOC107463657 gene encoding lipid phosphate phosphatase gamma has product MTNAAAPLKAITLTHVRYQRGDPLGHFLAWVSLVPVFISLAGFLSHFLFRREIHGLTFALGLIISQVVNEFIKTSVQQSRPDTCHLLEVCDSHGWPSSHCQYMFFFATYLTLLSSRGLAFWDRSSNLFVHSLTWGLALLTICSRVYLGYHTLAQTFAGTALGVFLGAAWFWIVTNLLSPYFPLIEESSFGRNFYLKDTSHIRNVLKFEYDTCRAERARITNSDHKSR; this is encoded by the coding sequence ATGACAAACGCCGCCGCGCCCTTGAAGGCCATTACCCTCACGCACGTGCGATACCAGAGAGGGGACCCGCTGGGCCACTTCCTCGCATGGGTCTCCCTCGTCCCAGTCTTCATCTCGCTCGCCGGATTCCTCTCCCACTTCCTCTTCCGCCGAGAGATCCACGGCCTCACCTTCGCCCTGGGCCTCATCATCTCCCAGGTCGTCAACGAGTTCATCAAGACCTCCGTCCAGCAATCACGCCCCGACACCTGTCACCTCCTCGAGGTCTGCGACTCCCACGGCTGGCCCTCCTCCCACTGCCAGTACATGTTCTTCTTcgccacctacctcaccctcttGTCCTCCAGGGGCTTGGCCTTCTGGGATCGCTCTTCCAACCTCTTCGTCCATTCCCTCACCTGGGGCCTCGCTCTCCTCACCATCTGCTCCCGTGTCTATTTGGGCTACCACACCCTCGCCCAGACCTTTGCTGGCACCGCCCTCGGTGTCTTTCTCGGTGCCGCCTGGTTCTGGATTGTCACCAATCTCTTGAGTCCTTATTTTCCCCTCATTGAAGAGAGCTCCTTTGGAAGGAACTTCTATCTCAAGGACACCAGTCATATTAGGAATGTCTTGAAGTTTGAGTACGATACTTGCAGAGCTGAGAGAGCCAGGATCACAAATTCTGACCACAAGTCTCGCTGA